A single region of the Streptomyces caelestis genome encodes:
- a CDS encoding SURF1 family cytochrome oxidase biogenesis protein encodes MYRFLMSRQWVILTLIALLLIPTMIRLGMWQMHRYDERTARNQLVTDALAAEPVPVEKLTAPGHTVTSNERYRTVTAKGRFDTEDEVVVRRRTNSDDEVGYHVLTPFVLDDGRVLLVNRGWIPSDGPSQTAFPKVPAPPSGQVTIEGRLMPDETTAASGIKNLKGLPDRQIMLINSDQEARRLDARVLGGYIAQTAPEPKGDTPELLGAPGKEDAALNYAYAVQWWLFAAAVPVGWVVLARREARDRAQAAAATTAQDRESQPATA; translated from the coding sequence GTGTACCGCTTCCTGATGTCCCGGCAGTGGGTGATCCTCACATTGATCGCCCTGCTTCTCATCCCCACGATGATCAGGCTGGGCATGTGGCAGATGCATCGCTACGATGAGCGCACCGCACGGAACCAGCTGGTCACCGACGCGCTGGCGGCCGAGCCGGTGCCCGTGGAGAAGCTCACCGCGCCCGGGCACACCGTCACCAGCAACGAGCGGTACCGGACCGTGACCGCGAAGGGCCGCTTCGACACGGAGGACGAGGTCGTCGTCCGCCGCCGCACCAACTCCGACGACGAGGTCGGCTACCACGTCCTGACCCCGTTCGTCCTCGACGACGGCAGGGTCCTGCTGGTCAACCGGGGCTGGATCCCCTCGGATGGCCCGAGCCAGACCGCCTTCCCGAAGGTCCCCGCACCGCCGAGCGGCCAGGTGACCATCGAGGGGCGGCTGATGCCTGACGAGACGACCGCGGCCAGCGGCATCAAGAACCTCAAGGGCCTGCCGGACCGGCAGATCATGCTGATCAACAGCGACCAGGAAGCCCGGCGCCTGGACGCGCGGGTGCTCGGCGGCTACATCGCGCAGACGGCGCCCGAGCCCAAGGGCGACACTCCCGAGCTGCTCGGCGCCCCCGGCAAGGAGGACGCCGCGCTGAACTACGCGTACGCCGTCCAGTGGTGGCTGTTCGCCGCCGCCGTCCCGGTCGGCTGGGTGGTCCTGGCCCGCCGCGAGGCCCGGGACCGGGCGCAGGCGGCGGCCGCCACGACGGCGCAGGACAGGGAGTCGCAGCCGGCCACGGCGTGA
- a CDS encoding YbdD/YjiX family protein, whose translation MRKMLDAVLWYARELTGETEYDRYCERRRRHHPHAPVPTRREYQRMRTAQRECEAPGRCC comes from the coding sequence ATGCGGAAGATGCTGGACGCCGTGCTCTGGTACGCGCGCGAGCTGACCGGCGAGACGGAGTACGACCGCTATTGCGAGCGGCGCCGGCGCCACCACCCGCACGCGCCGGTGCCGACCCGACGCGAGTACCAGCGGATGCGCACCGCGCAGCGCGAGTGCGAGGCGCCCGGCCGCTGCTGCTGA
- a CDS encoding carbon starvation CstA family protein — MPGSALPAPAGPPPRRSRMTPRSILVWTAVALVGAVGWGVLALSRDEEISAVWLVMAALGSYAIAYRFYSRFIARRVLEVDDTRATPAERLEDGVDYHPTDRRVLFGHHFAAIAGAGPLVGPVLAAQMGYLPGTIWIVVGVIFAGAVQDMIVLFLSMRRDGKSLGQMARDEIGRVGGAAALIGVFAIMIILLAVLAMVVVNALAESAWGTFSVTMTIPIALFMGFYLRYLRPGRVVETSVIGVVLLLLAILGGGWIQDSSMAGYFVWSPETLVFCLIGYGFVASVLPVWMLLAPRDYLSTFMKVGTIALMAVGVVIAAPTLKAEPVTEFASTGAGPVFAGGLFPFLFITIACGALSGFHALVSSGTTPKLIQKESQVRVIGYGSMLTESFVAVMALIAACVLEPGLFYAMNSPAALLGPTVETASEAVKSLGFSITPDQLAAAAKAVEEHSLVGRSGGAPTLAVGMSEIFAGVFGGAGMKAFWYHFAIMFEALFILTTVDAGTRVGRFMLQDMLGNVWKPIGRVTWKPGIWITSALVVGAWGYFLYAGVTDPLGGIKQLFPLFGIANQLLAAVALAVTTTMLIKAGKLRWAWVTGIPLAWDVAVTFTAGWQKIFSDDPKIGFFAQRDVYADAIDAGELLPGATNMDDMHTIVLNNTVDGVIMAIFLLLVLIVLVNCAVVCFRAVRATEPLPTTEAPYVASRIDVPEQRNTEPLVGAGP, encoded by the coding sequence ATGCCCGGATCTGCTCTGCCGGCGCCCGCGGGACCACCGCCCCGGCGGTCCCGCATGACCCCCAGGTCGATCCTCGTATGGACCGCCGTCGCCCTCGTCGGCGCGGTCGGCTGGGGTGTCCTCGCGCTCTCCCGCGACGAGGAGATCTCCGCCGTGTGGCTGGTGATGGCGGCCCTCGGCTCGTACGCCATCGCCTACCGCTTCTACTCGCGGTTCATCGCCCGCCGGGTTCTGGAGGTCGACGACACCCGCGCCACCCCGGCCGAGCGGCTGGAGGACGGTGTCGACTACCACCCGACCGACCGCCGGGTGCTGTTCGGTCACCACTTCGCGGCCATCGCCGGCGCCGGTCCGCTGGTGGGTCCGGTGCTGGCCGCGCAGATGGGCTATCTGCCGGGCACGATCTGGATCGTCGTCGGCGTGATCTTCGCCGGCGCGGTCCAGGACATGATCGTCCTCTTCCTCTCCATGCGACGGGACGGCAAGAGCCTCGGCCAGATGGCCCGGGACGAGATCGGCAGGGTGGGCGGTGCGGCGGCACTGATCGGTGTCTTCGCGATCATGATCATCCTGCTCGCGGTGCTGGCCATGGTCGTCGTCAACGCGCTGGCCGAGTCGGCCTGGGGCACCTTCTCGGTCACCATGACCATCCCCATCGCCCTCTTCATGGGCTTCTACCTGCGCTACCTGCGGCCGGGCCGGGTCGTGGAGACCAGTGTCATCGGCGTGGTCCTGCTGCTGCTCGCCATCCTCGGCGGCGGCTGGATCCAGGACTCGTCGATGGCGGGGTACTTCGTCTGGAGCCCCGAGACCCTGGTCTTCTGCCTGATCGGCTACGGCTTCGTCGCCTCCGTGCTCCCGGTGTGGATGCTGCTGGCTCCCCGTGACTACCTGTCGACCTTCATGAAGGTGGGCACCATCGCCCTGATGGCCGTCGGCGTGGTGATCGCCGCCCCGACCCTCAAGGCCGAGCCGGTGACGGAGTTCGCCTCGACCGGCGCCGGACCGGTGTTCGCCGGGGGGCTCTTCCCGTTCCTGTTCATCACCATCGCCTGCGGCGCCCTGTCCGGCTTCCACGCCCTGGTCTCCTCCGGCACCACGCCGAAGCTGATCCAGAAGGAGTCCCAGGTCCGGGTGATCGGGTACGGCTCCATGCTCACCGAGTCCTTCGTCGCCGTCATGGCGCTGATCGCCGCCTGCGTCCTGGAACCGGGCCTGTTCTACGCGATGAACTCCCCGGCCGCACTGCTCGGCCCGACGGTGGAGACGGCGTCGGAAGCGGTGAAGAGCCTCGGCTTCAGCATCACCCCGGACCAGCTCGCCGCGGCGGCCAAGGCCGTCGAGGAGCACAGCCTGGTCGGCCGCTCCGGTGGCGCGCCCACCCTGGCCGTCGGTATGTCGGAGATCTTCGCCGGGGTGTTCGGCGGTGCCGGGATGAAGGCCTTCTGGTACCACTTCGCCATCATGTTCGAAGCCCTGTTCATCCTGACCACGGTGGACGCGGGCACCCGCGTGGGCCGCTTCATGCTCCAGGACATGCTGGGCAACGTCTGGAAGCCGATCGGCCGGGTCACCTGGAAGCCGGGCATCTGGATCACCAGCGCCCTGGTCGTCGGCGCCTGGGGTTACTTCCTGTACGCCGGTGTCACCGACCCGCTCGGCGGCATCAAGCAGCTCTTCCCGCTGTTCGGCATCGCCAACCAGCTGCTGGCCGCGGTCGCCCTGGCCGTCACCACGACCATGCTGATCAAGGCGGGCAAACTGCGCTGGGCATGGGTGACCGGCATCCCACTGGCCTGGGACGTGGCCGTCACCTTCACCGCCGGCTGGCAGAAGATCTTCTCGGACGACCCGAAGATCGGCTTCTTCGCCCAGCGGGACGTCTACGCGGACGCCATCGACGCCGGCGAGCTGCTGCCGGGCGCCACGAACATGGACGACATGCACACCATCGTCCTCAACAACACCGTCGACGGCGTGATCATGGCGATCTTCCTGCTGCTGGTCCTCATCGTCCTGGTCAACTGCGCGGTGGTGTGCTTCCGCGCAGTGCGCGCCACCGAGCCCCTGCCAACGACCGAGGCCCCGTACGTCGCCTCCCGCATCGATGTCCCCGAGCAGCGGAACACCGAGCCGCTGGTGGGGGCGGGCCCGTGA
- a CDS encoding DUF3311 domain-containing protein: protein MARTGHPRLRRVAVALLLLAPAAGLLWVPWYAGASPGLGGTPFFYWYQLAWIPGCGLCLLAAYALTRHDDRHGP from the coding sequence ATGGCACGGACCGGCCATCCACGGCTGCGACGCGTGGCCGTCGCCCTCCTGTTGCTCGCTCCCGCCGCGGGACTGCTGTGGGTCCCCTGGTACGCCGGTGCGAGCCCGGGGCTGGGGGGAACGCCGTTCTTCTACTGGTACCAGCTCGCCTGGATACCGGGGTGCGGCCTCTGCCTGCTCGCGGCGTACGCGCTGACACGGCACGACGACCGTCACGGTCCCTGA
- a CDS encoding sodium:solute symporter family protein — MADGAMTTTFLAVIGGASLLAVTARRLRPVDRLPSLEGWALADRSLGPGWTWLLLGGTIFTAYTFTAVPGLAYGNGAPAFFAVPYTVIVCPLAFVLLTRLWSVARRHGYVTAADFVRGRYGSPPLALVVALTGILATMPYLALQLLGIRAVLTAGGLYPRGAAGDLVMVALFAGLAVATYRHGLRAPTVISALKAVAVFVSLTAVCWLVLERLGGPGAVFEKAARRLAGTDTAGSALLLTPEQQPAYATLALGSALALLMYPHVLTAGFAADSPRTVRRAAVALPAWTALLALFGFLGIAALATGVRAPEGGAEAAVPMLVDRLMPGPLAGLVFGAITVGALVPAAVMSIAAATSFVRNVYVEYVHPTATPKRQVRIAKAVSLTAKVGAVAFVFGLRDQDAINLQLLGGVWILQTFPAVAVGLFTGWLHPRALLTGWAVGMASGTYLVVREGFSSIVPLGTGAGPLEIYAGLAALLLNLTVAVAGTAALTRLGVPRGADATDLPSRLTVRRRPETGANTP, encoded by the coding sequence ATGGCGGATGGCGCCATGACCACGACGTTCCTCGCCGTGATCGGCGGAGCGTCGCTGCTCGCTGTCACCGCGCGCCGTCTGCGCCCCGTCGACCGGCTGCCGTCCCTGGAGGGCTGGGCGCTCGCCGACCGCAGCCTCGGACCGGGGTGGACCTGGCTGCTGCTGGGCGGCACGATCTTCACCGCGTACACGTTCACCGCCGTCCCCGGACTGGCGTACGGCAACGGCGCGCCCGCGTTCTTCGCGGTGCCGTACACGGTGATCGTCTGTCCGCTCGCCTTCGTCCTGCTGACCCGCCTGTGGTCGGTGGCCCGCCGCCACGGGTACGTCACGGCCGCCGACTTCGTGCGCGGGCGCTACGGTTCACCGCCGCTGGCGCTCGTGGTGGCGCTGACCGGGATCCTCGCGACGATGCCGTACCTGGCGCTGCAACTGCTCGGCATACGGGCCGTGCTCACGGCCGGGGGCCTCTATCCCCGGGGAGCGGCCGGCGACCTGGTGATGGTGGCGCTGTTCGCGGGGCTGGCCGTGGCCACGTACCGGCACGGGCTGCGCGCGCCGACGGTGATCTCGGCGCTCAAGGCGGTGGCCGTGTTCGTCTCGCTCACGGCCGTGTGCTGGCTGGTCCTGGAACGGCTCGGCGGGCCGGGCGCGGTGTTCGAGAAGGCGGCGCGGCGGCTGGCCGGGACGGACACGGCCGGCTCCGCCCTGCTGCTCACCCCCGAGCAGCAGCCCGCCTACGCCACCCTCGCGCTGGGCTCGGCGCTCGCGCTGCTGATGTACCCGCACGTGCTCACCGCCGGATTCGCCGCCGACAGTCCGCGCACCGTACGCAGGGCCGCCGTGGCGCTGCCGGCCTGGACGGCACTGCTCGCGCTCTTCGGTTTCCTCGGCATCGCGGCGCTCGCCACGGGGGTGCGGGCGCCCGAGGGCGGGGCCGAGGCCGCCGTGCCGATGCTGGTCGACCGGCTGATGCCGGGGCCGCTGGCCGGACTGGTGTTCGGCGCGATCACCGTGGGCGCGCTGGTCCCGGCCGCCGTGATGTCCATCGCGGCCGCCACGAGCTTCGTCCGCAACGTGTACGTCGAGTACGTCCATCCGACGGCCACGCCGAAGCGGCAGGTGCGCATCGCCAAGGCGGTGTCGCTCACCGCGAAGGTGGGGGCCGTGGCGTTCGTGTTCGGGCTGCGCGATCAGGACGCCATCAACCTCCAGTTGCTCGGCGGCGTGTGGATCCTCCAGACCTTCCCGGCGGTCGCCGTCGGGCTGTTCACCGGGTGGCTGCATCCGCGGGCGCTGCTCACCGGGTGGGCCGTGGGCATGGCGTCGGGGACGTACCTGGTGGTGCGCGAGGGTTTCTCCTCGATCGTGCCGCTCGGTACCGGTGCCGGGCCGCTGGAGATCTACGCCGGGCTCGCCGCCCTGCTGCTCAATCTGACCGTCGCGGTGGCCGGTACCGCGGCGCTGACCCGCCTCGGCGTCCCGCGCGGCGCCGACGCGACAGACCTGCCGTCCCGCCTGACCGTCAGGCGGCGCCCGGAGACGGGAGCGAACACTCCGTGA
- a CDS encoding SigE family RNA polymerase sigma factor: MRRRQNTPVTLPPVPAPAAPAEPLAPAVSDPDDVERETGVARLFEVHYSSMLRLAVLLGADDPENVVAEAYYQIYRKWRRLRDAAAAEAYLRSTVCNLTRMRIRHLQVARRHEDNPPDEAVASAEHAALLRDDQRVLIDALQQLPPRQREALVLRHWLGLKESEIAAAMGISGGSVKTHTARGIAALTQAMEARR, translated from the coding sequence GTGAGACGCAGACAGAACACCCCGGTCACCCTGCCACCGGTCCCCGCACCGGCCGCCCCCGCCGAGCCGCTCGCCCCCGCGGTGAGCGATCCGGACGACGTGGAGCGGGAGACCGGCGTCGCCCGTCTCTTCGAGGTGCACTACTCCTCGATGCTGCGCCTCGCCGTCCTGCTCGGCGCGGACGACCCGGAGAACGTGGTGGCCGAGGCGTACTACCAGATCTACCGCAAGTGGCGGCGCCTGCGGGACGCGGCCGCGGCGGAGGCGTATCTGCGCTCGACCGTCTGCAATCTGACCCGGATGCGGATACGGCACCTCCAGGTCGCCCGCCGGCACGAGGACAACCCGCCGGACGAGGCGGTCGCCTCCGCGGAGCACGCGGCGCTGCTGCGCGACGACCAGCGCGTGCTCATCGACGCCCTCCAGCAGTTGCCGCCCCGGCAGCGCGAGGCACTGGTGCTGCGGCACTGGCTCGGTTTGAAGGAGAGCGAGATAGCCGCCGCGATGGGCATCTCCGGCGGCTCCGTCAAGACGCACACGGCACGCGGCATCGCCGCCCTGACCCAGGCGATGGAGGCCCGGCGATGA
- a CDS encoding glycoside hydrolase family 15 protein, which translates to MYPSIEDYALIGDEQTAALVGTDGSVDWLCLPRFDSAACFARLLGDEDNGYWRIAPVGADRCARRAYRRDTLVLDTEWETEQGAVRVTDLMPQRDRAPDLVRVVEGLDGEVTLHSVLKLRFDYGSIVPWVRRVDGHRVAVAGPDSTWLRSEPEVRSWGEDFGTHAEFTVRKGEKVAFVLTWHPSHEERPPLVDPYESLRHSVEDWRAWASRCRYDGPYRDAVVRSLITLKALTYAPTGGIVAAATTSLPEELGGVRNWDYRYCWLRDSTLTLGALLSAGYQEEAEAWRNWLLRAVAGDPADLQIMYGLAGERRLPEFELPWLSGFARSAPVRIGNDAVKQLQLDVYGEVMDSLSLARISGLSAQPDVWALQTALMDFLRDNWRQPDEGLWEVRGGRRQFVHSKVMVWVAADRAVRTLERHPELDGDLDGWRALRDEVHREVCEKGYDPERNTFTQSYGSRELDAALLLIPRVGFLPPDDPRVLGTIDAVRKELDHGGFLRRYSTTDSDQAEIDGLPGSEGTFLVCSFWLADALHMTGRTQEARELFERLVGLVNDVGLLSEEFDPVTGRQLGNFPQAFSHIGLVNTALALFGEDGAG; encoded by the coding sequence GTGTACCCGAGCATCGAGGACTACGCGCTCATCGGCGACGAACAGACCGCTGCCCTGGTCGGCACGGACGGATCCGTCGACTGGCTCTGCCTGCCCCGCTTCGACTCGGCCGCCTGCTTCGCCAGGCTGCTCGGCGACGAGGACAACGGCTACTGGCGCATCGCCCCCGTGGGGGCGGACCGGTGCGCCCGGCGCGCCTACCGCCGTGACACCCTCGTCCTGGACACCGAGTGGGAGACCGAGCAGGGAGCGGTCCGGGTCACCGACCTGATGCCCCAGCGCGACCGCGCCCCCGACCTCGTACGCGTCGTCGAGGGCCTGGACGGCGAGGTGACGCTCCACAGCGTCCTCAAGCTGCGCTTCGACTACGGCTCGATCGTGCCCTGGGTACGCCGGGTCGACGGCCACCGCGTCGCCGTCGCCGGCCCCGACTCGACCTGGCTGCGCAGCGAACCGGAGGTGCGCAGCTGGGGCGAGGACTTCGGAACGCACGCGGAGTTCACGGTCAGGAAGGGCGAGAAGGTCGCGTTCGTCCTCACCTGGCACCCCTCCCACGAGGAGCGTCCGCCGCTCGTCGACCCGTACGAGTCGCTGCGCCACAGCGTCGAGGACTGGCGGGCCTGGGCGTCGCGCTGCCGCTACGACGGACCGTACCGTGACGCCGTCGTCCGCTCCCTGATCACCCTCAAGGCGCTCACCTACGCCCCGACCGGCGGCATCGTCGCCGCCGCCACCACCTCACTGCCCGAGGAGCTGGGCGGGGTGCGCAACTGGGACTACCGGTACTGCTGGCTGCGCGACTCCACCCTCACCCTGGGCGCGCTGCTGTCGGCGGGCTACCAGGAGGAGGCCGAGGCGTGGCGGAACTGGCTGCTGCGCGCGGTCGCGGGCGACCCGGCGGACCTCCAGATCATGTACGGCCTGGCGGGCGAGCGACGGCTGCCCGAGTTCGAGCTGCCGTGGCTGTCCGGCTTCGCGAGGTCCGCCCCCGTACGCATCGGGAACGACGCCGTGAAACAGCTTCAGCTGGACGTCTACGGCGAGGTGATGGACTCCCTGTCGCTGGCCCGCATCTCCGGCCTGTCCGCCCAGCCGGACGTGTGGGCGCTGCAGACGGCTCTGATGGACTTCCTGCGGGACAACTGGCGGCAGCCGGACGAGGGGCTGTGGGAGGTGCGCGGCGGCCGGCGCCAGTTCGTGCACTCGAAGGTGATGGTGTGGGTCGCCGCCGACCGTGCCGTACGCACCCTGGAACGCCATCCGGAGCTGGACGGCGACCTGGACGGCTGGCGCGCGCTGCGCGACGAGGTGCACCGCGAGGTGTGCGAGAAGGGCTACGACCCCGAACGCAACACCTTCACGCAGTCCTACGGCTCACGCGAACTGGACGCCGCGCTGCTGCTCATCCCGCGCGTCGGTTTCCTGCCGCCGGACGATCCACGGGTGCTCGGCACCATCGACGCGGTCCGCAAGGAGCTGGACCACGGCGGCTTCCTGCGCCGCTACAGCACCACCGACTCGGACCAGGCGGAGATCGACGGACTGCCCGGCTCCGAGGGCACCTTCCTGGTGTGCTCGTTCTGGCTCGCGGACGCCCTGCACATGACGGGCCGTACGCAGGAGGCCCGGGAGCTGTTCGAGCGGCTGGTGGGACTCGTCAACGACGTCGGCCTGCTGTCCGAGGAGTTCGATCCGGTGACCGGCCGGCAGCTCGGCAACTTCCCGCAGGCGTTCAGCCACATCGGCCTGGTGAACACCGCCCTCGCCCTGTTCGGGGAGGACGGGGCAGGATAG
- a CDS encoding SDR family oxidoreductase, whose product MDLGLKDRVYVVTGATRGLGNASARELVADGAKVVVSGRDEKSVAEAAAALGPNAVGVAVDNADPDAPAVLIRAAREHFGRFNGVLVSVGGPPAGFVADNTDEHWQAAFESVFLGAVRLARAASAELEAGGVIGFVLSGSVYEPIPGLTISNGLRPGLAGFAKSLSDELGPRGIRVVGVLPGRIDTDRVRELDGLSADPEATRAASESRIPLRRYGAPEEFGRVAAFLLSPAASYLTGVMVPVDGGARHGF is encoded by the coding sequence ATGGATCTTGGACTGAAGGACCGGGTGTACGTCGTCACCGGGGCCACGCGGGGCCTCGGCAACGCCTCCGCGCGTGAGCTCGTCGCGGACGGGGCGAAAGTGGTCGTGTCGGGGCGGGACGAGAAGAGTGTCGCCGAGGCGGCGGCCGCGCTGGGCCCGAACGCGGTCGGGGTGGCCGTCGACAACGCCGACCCCGACGCGCCGGCCGTGCTGATCAGGGCCGCGCGGGAGCACTTCGGCCGCTTCAACGGTGTCCTCGTCAGCGTGGGCGGGCCGCCGGCCGGGTTCGTCGCCGACAACACCGACGAGCACTGGCAGGCGGCGTTCGAGTCGGTGTTCCTCGGTGCGGTGCGGCTGGCGCGCGCCGCGTCGGCCGAGTTGGAGGCCGGGGGTGTCATCGGGTTCGTGCTGTCCGGCTCGGTGTACGAGCCGATTCCCGGGCTGACGATCTCGAACGGGCTGCGGCCGGGGCTGGCCGGGTTCGCCAAGTCGCTGTCCGACGAACTGGGGCCGCGGGGGATTCGGGTGGTCGGGGTGCTGCCCGGACGCATCGACACGGATCGCGTGCGCGAGCTGGACGGGTTGTCGGCGGATCCCGAGGCGACCAGGGCGGCGTCGGAGTCGCGTATTCCGCTGCGGCGGTACGGGGCGCCCGAGGAGTTCGGCCGGGTGGCGGCGTTCTTGCTGTCTCCGGCGGCTTCTTACCTGACCGGGGTCATGGTGCCGGTGGACGGCGGCGCGCGCCACGGGTTCTGA
- the amaP gene encoding alkaline shock response membrane anchor protein AmaP, with the protein MLRVVNRVFLGLVGLVLLVLGGSVLAVGLGAPAPSWWIHDSRRDVLLSNAERTRWRDDGWWWPTVIAVLAVLLLLALWWLVAVLRRRRLAEVLVDTGDGEGALLRGRALENALTQEAAQVDGVGRAHAHLTGRRSAPEARVRLALEPHVDPGTALHDLTTGALTHARTSAGLASLPAEVRLRGVKHRAERVS; encoded by the coding sequence ATGCTCAGGGTCGTCAACCGCGTGTTCCTCGGGCTGGTGGGCCTCGTCCTGCTGGTGCTGGGCGGCTCCGTACTGGCCGTCGGCCTCGGCGCTCCGGCACCCTCGTGGTGGATCCACGACAGCCGCCGCGACGTGCTGCTGAGCAACGCCGAACGCACCCGCTGGCGGGACGACGGCTGGTGGTGGCCGACCGTCATCGCCGTACTCGCCGTTCTCCTGCTGCTCGCCCTGTGGTGGCTGGTCGCGGTACTCCGCCGACGCCGCCTCGCCGAGGTCCTCGTGGACACCGGCGACGGCGAGGGCGCCCTGCTGCGCGGCCGGGCCCTGGAGAACGCGCTCACCCAGGAGGCGGCCCAGGTCGACGGCGTCGGCCGGGCCCACGCCCACCTGACGGGCCGCCGCAGCGCCCCCGAGGCCCGCGTACGGCTCGCACTGGAACCGCACGTGGACCCGGGCACGGCCCTGCACGACCTGACGACCGGCGCCCTGACCCACGCCAGAACATCGGCGGGCCTCGCGTCACTGCCGGCGGAGGTACGGCTGCGGGGGGTCAAACACCGTGCCGAGAGGGTGAGCTGA
- a CDS encoding DUF6286 domain-containing protein: protein MSEPRGTEPSEPEGITQRLPVLDTSETGTGPDRSAPAAEDGTPPVPDGEGGREARFWSARRVPAGIVALLLLGLAGLFLYDIASVRADRPVMGWRRELARQLADRPLDDIWVLVGAGVAAALGLWLLILATTPGLRHVLPMWRTHADVRAGLDRKAAATALRDRAMEVAGVQSARVRVRRRRADVRAVSHFRELDEVRTDLDAVLTDAVRGLGLSRTPALSVHVRRPGRKE from the coding sequence ATGAGCGAACCCCGGGGCACCGAACCGTCCGAGCCCGAGGGCATCACACAGCGCCTGCCGGTCCTCGACACGTCCGAGACCGGCACCGGACCCGACCGGTCCGCGCCGGCGGCCGAGGACGGAACGCCGCCCGTCCCCGATGGCGAGGGCGGCCGTGAAGCCCGCTTCTGGTCGGCGCGCCGCGTCCCGGCGGGCATCGTCGCCCTGCTGCTCCTGGGACTCGCCGGACTGTTCCTCTACGACATCGCCTCCGTGCGCGCCGACCGGCCCGTCATGGGCTGGCGCCGGGAGCTGGCCCGGCAGCTCGCCGACCGGCCCCTCGACGACATCTGGGTGCTCGTCGGGGCCGGTGTCGCCGCCGCCCTCGGGCTCTGGCTGCTGATCCTGGCCACCACGCCGGGCCTGCGGCACGTGCTCCCGATGTGGCGTACGCACGCCGACGTACGCGCCGGACTTGACCGGAAAGCCGCCGCGACGGCATTGCGCGACCGGGCCATGGAGGTGGCCGGAGTGCAGTCGGCGCGGGTGCGGGTGCGCCGGAGGCGGGCGGACGTCCGCGCCGTGTCGCACTTCCGTGAACTGGACGAGGTGCGAACCGACCTGGACGCCGTGCTCACCGACGCGGTCCGCGGACTGGGACTCTCCCGGACGCCCGCGCTGTCGGTGCACGTCCGGCGGCCCGGCCGGAAGGAGTGA
- a CDS encoding Asp23/Gls24 family envelope stress response protein — protein MTDMTENRGGATETAAARRSPLTKRGGGDPGSRGRTTIADGVVEKIAGLAARDVDGVHAMGSGLSRTFGAVRDRVPGGAKAVSRGVKVEVGEVQAALDLEIVVDYGVSIADVARDVRENVITAVERMTGLEVVEVNIAVSDVKLPDEEEEEPERRIQ, from the coding sequence ATGACTGACATGACCGAGAACCGGGGCGGGGCGACCGAGACGGCGGCGGCACGCCGGAGCCCGCTGACCAAGCGTGGCGGGGGAGACCCCGGCTCCCGGGGGCGGACGACCATCGCGGACGGCGTCGTGGAGAAGATCGCCGGGCTCGCCGCACGTGATGTGGACGGTGTACACGCCATGGGCAGCGGCCTGTCCCGCACGTTCGGAGCAGTACGCGACCGCGTACCCGGCGGCGCCAAGGCGGTGTCGCGCGGTGTGAAGGTCGAGGTCGGCGAGGTGCAGGCCGCCCTCGACCTGGAGATCGTGGTCGACTACGGCGTGTCGATCGCCGATGTGGCCCGGGACGTACGGGAGAACGTCATCACCGCCGTCGAGCGGATGACGGGCCTCGAGGTCGTCGAGGTCAACATCGCGGTGAGCGACGTGAAGCTGCCGGACGAGGAGGAAGAGGAACCGGAGCGTCGGATCCAGTGA
- a CDS encoding nucleopolyhedrovirus P10 family protein has protein sequence MTADGWTQAVRHQLGLGRLLPLGEARDGAWIAERAAEAVLRRAARDAAGVRLEALRVALADPADIGSPAVPAPPSALPPGPLRVTAEFAATASQPLPTTASLLRATLATAATQRLGLTVTEVDLRVTGLLEDETEPPGPPAPLPEPPRAARAGGDDEGRVAATALKVPGVLHLTGSLGHPVHIGKLPGDAALPHRHVRLELAVREDHRARDVARDVRTAVRTSLPDHPTVAVLVSGIG, from the coding sequence ATGACGGCCGACGGGTGGACACAGGCAGTGAGACATCAACTGGGCCTCGGCAGGCTCCTGCCGCTGGGTGAGGCGCGGGACGGCGCGTGGATCGCCGAGCGGGCGGCCGAGGCGGTGCTGCGGCGCGCGGCAAGGGACGCTGCGGGCGTGCGCCTCGAAGCGCTCCGCGTCGCGCTCGCCGATCCGGCGGACATCGGGAGCCCGGCTGTGCCGGCCCCGCCGAGCGCTCTGCCGCCGGGGCCGCTGCGGGTGACGGCGGAGTTCGCGGCCACGGCCTCGCAGCCGCTGCCGACGACGGCGTCGCTGCTGCGGGCGACGCTGGCGACGGCCGCGACGCAGCGGCTCGGTCTGACGGTGACGGAGGTGGATCTGCGGGTGACGGGCCTGCTGGAGGACGAGACGGAACCGCCCGGGCCTCCCGCGCCGCTCCCCGAGCCGCCGCGCGCCGCGCGGGCCGGGGGCGACGACGAGGGCCGCGTCGCCGCCACCGCGCTCAAGGTCCCGGGCGTGCTTCATCTGACCGGGTCGCTGGGCCACCCCGTGCACATCGGGAAGCTGCCGGGCGACGCCGCGCTGCCGCACCGCCACGTCCGGCTGGAACTCGCGGTGCGCGAGGACCACCGGGCCCGGGACGTGGCGCGTGACGTCCGCACCGCGGTGCGGACGTCACTGCCGGACCACCCGACCGTGGCGGTCCTGGTGAGCGGGATCGGCTGA